A window of Juglans regia cultivar Chandler chromosome 7, Walnut 2.0, whole genome shotgun sequence contains these coding sequences:
- the LOC109018855 gene encoding probable CCR4-associated factor 1 homolog 7, which yields MPLLPKSETIQIREVWADNLESEFSLIREIVDDFPYVAMDTEFPGIVLRPVGNFGSSYEYHYQTLKANVDVLKLIQLGLTFSDERGNLPTCGTGQHFIWQFNFREFDPNSDVFANESIELLRQSDIDFRKNNERGVDAVRFGELLMSSGVVLNNSVHWVTFHSGYDFGYLLKLLTCQNLPDTQVEFFNLINTYFPTVYDIKHLMKFCNSLHGGLNKLAELLEVERVGVCHQAGSDSLLTSCAFRKLKENFFSGSLEKYAGVLYGLGVDNGQSTN from the coding sequence ATGCCGCTGTTACCCAAGAGCGAGACGATCCAGATCCGCGAGGTGTGGGCCGATAATCTCGAATCGGAGTTTTCCCTGATCCGAGAGATCGTCGACGACTTCCCGTATGTTGCGATGGACACAGAGTTCCCCGGGATCGTTCTACGGCCCGTCGGGAACTTCGGGTCCAGCTACGAATACCATTACCAGACCCTAAAAGCCAACGTGGATGTGCTCAAGCTGATCCAGCTGGGGCTCACCTTCTCCGACGAGCGAGGCAACCTCCCCACCTGCGGGACCGGGCAGCACTTCATCTGGCAGTTCAATTTTCGCGAGTTCGATCCCAACTCGGACGTCTTCGCCAACGAGTCGATCGAGCTCCTGCGCCAGAGTGACATAGATTTCCGGAAGAACAACGAGAGAGGCGTCGATGCGGTGCGCTTCGGGGAGTTGCTCATGTCCTCTGGTGTCGTTTTGAACAACAGCGTCCACTGGGTGACCTTCCACAGCGGCTACGACTTCGGGTACTTGCTCAAGCTTCTGACGTGTCAGAATCTACCGGATACCCAGGTGGAGTTCTTTAATTTGATCAACACGTATTTTCCGACGGTGTATGATATCAAGCATTTGATGAAGTTTTGCAATAGTTTGCACGGTGGGTTGAACAAGTTGGCGGAATTGTTGGAGGTGGAGCGAGTTGGGGTTTGTCACCAGGCTGGGTCAGATAGTTTGCTCACGTCGTGTGCCTTCAggaagttgaaggaaaatttcTTTAGTGGCTCGTTGGAGAAGTATGCCGGCGTGCTGTACGGTTTAGGTGTTGACAATGGACAGAGTACAAATTGA
- the LOC118348959 gene encoding sister chromatid cohesion protein pds5-like, whose amino-acid sequence MTSFEGDLEEQLKEAGNKLINPPSSIDELLSLLDKVENLLANVEQAPSESMKDALLPSMKALITVELLRHSEMDVKVSVASCITEITRITAPDAPYNDEQMKEIFQLTVAAFENLSHASTRSYTKTISILETVARVRSFLVMLDLECDTLVVEMFQNFLKLTSHGNNYDDGHRGKRRNFLRSSRSTPI is encoded by the exons ATGACTTCCTTCGAGGGAGACCTTGAGGAGCAGCTTAAGGAAGCTGGGAATAAGCTCATTAACCCTCCTTCCTCCATTGATGAGCTCCTCAGTCTTCTTGAT AAAGTTGAGAATCTGTTAGCAAATGTGGAACAAGCGCCGTCAGAATCTATGAAAGATGCACTTTTACCTTCGATGAAGGCACTGATCACTGTTGAACTTTTGAGGCATTCTGAAATGGACGTGAAGGTTTCAGTTGCATCTTGCATTACCGAGATTACAAGGATAACAGCGCCGGATGCCCCTTACAATGATGAGCAAATGAAG GAAATCTTTCAGCTGACTGTTGCAGCATTTGAAAATTTGTCTCATGCGTCCACTCGCAGTTATACAAAGACGATTTCAATTCTTGAAACTGTTGCAAGGGTCAGGTCATTCTTGGTGATGCTGGACCTTGAATGTGATACATTGGTTGTTGAAATGtttcaaaatttcttaaaactcaCCAG CCATGGAAACAATTATGACGATGGTCATAGAGGAAAGCGAAGAAATTTCCTTAGATCTTCTCGTTCCACTCCTATCTAG
- the LOC118349026 gene encoding uncharacterized protein LOC118349026: MRGTRRGLGGQAGMTQTRTRASDGCTWSGPTPQSQPCRWTRMVEQNSSSDDSTQPPDMVLGTEFPEISNDPNTRPENNGRVPMRRCRGPAGCTELMKLRKHGLIPLKINDGERVPSCENAVFFTTRVTWIIKHHATMAQNTWDAVDTQEKEELINRVRADFILDWSKRNHREMVEKNLGKKFNDFHYQLHKIYMGCATHDEALLKPTSLVEPDVWKKLCGRWGSDEFKKISNQNKANRKRQRVNHTAGRKSFVRLIQEMNNMIEKLDEMEPEERTDEAANIIFRDVLGHRCGYARGLGGSIIPEPRPSSMSAQFEHLAQENEKHKNEAMMYKTELDDLKR, encoded by the exons ATGAGAGGAACAAGAAGAGGACTTGGTGGACAAGCCGGAATGACACAAACTCGCACACGCGCTAGTGATGGGTGCACATGGAGTGGTCCAACACCTCAGTCGCAACCGTGTAGGTGGACACGAATGGTTGAGCAAAACTCATCATCGGACGACTCAACACAGCCCCCGGATATGGTTTTGGGTACTGAGTTTCCTGAAATTAGCAATGATCCAAATACAAGGCCTGAGAACAATG GGAGAGTACCAATGCGGAGGTGTCGTGGACCAGCTGGGTGCACTGAGCTTATGAAGCTTCGTAAGCATGGTCTCATTCCTTTGAAGATTAATGATGGTGAGAGGGTACCATCATGTGAGAATGCAGTGTTCTTTACAACAAGGGTAACATGGATTATCAAGCATCATGCAACCATGGCTCAAAATACTTGGGATGCTGTAGATACACAAGAAAAAGAGGAGCTGATCAATCGTGTTCGG GCTGATTTCATTCTAGATTGGAGCAAAAGGAATCATCGCGAGATGGTCGAGAAGAACCTTGGAAAGAAGTTCAATGACTTTCACTACCAGCTTCATAAAATATACATGGGTTGTGCAACCCACGATGAGGCATTACTAAAACCAACCTCGTTGGTGGAACCAGATGTATGGAAAAAGTTATGTGGGAGATGGGGTAGCGACGAATTCAAG AAAATATCCAATCAAAATAAGGCCAATAGGAAAAGGCAGCGTGTGAACCACACAGCAGGCAGAAAGTCTTTTGTGAGGTTAATACAAGAGATG AATAATATGATTGAGAAGTTAGATGAGATGGAGCCTGAGGAGCGCACAGATGAGGCTGCAAATATTATATTCCGAGATGTGCTAGGACACAGATGTGGTTATGCAAGAGGACTTGGTGGTTCAATTATACCCGAGCCTAGACCATCATCTATGTCGGCACAATTTGAGCACCTAGcccaagaaaatgagaaacaCAAAAATGAGGCAATGATGTACAAGACTGAATTGGATGACTTGAAAAGGTAA
- the LOC108981396 gene encoding 40S ribosomal protein S12-like — MSGEEAAVVVETPAPLLGEAMDIMTALQLVLRKSLAHGGLARGLHEGAKVIEKHAAQLCVLAEDCDQPDYVKLVKALCADHNVNLMTVPNAKSLGEWAGLCKIDSEGKARKVVGCSCVVVKDFGEDHEALHIVREHVKSN; from the exons ATGTCGGG TGAAGAGGCTGCTGTTGTGGTGGAGACACCTGCCCCTCttctaggggaggccatggacATCATGACAGCCTTGCAGCTCGTGCTGAGAAAATCGCTTGCTCATGGTGGGCTTGCCCGTGGCCTTCACGAAGGTGCGAAAGTAATTGAGAAGCACGCCGCCCAGCTTTGTGTTCTGGCAGAGGACTGTGACCAGCCCGATTATGTTAAACTGGTTAAAGCTCTCTGCGCTGACCACAATGTAAATTTGATGACGGTTCCTAATGCAAAGTCCCTAGGCGAGTGGGCTGGT TTGTGCAAGATTGATTCTGAGGGGAAAGCCAGAAAGGTAGTTGGTTGCTCCTGTGTTGTTGTGAAG GATTTTGGCGAGGATCATGAGGCTCTTCATATTGTTAGGGAGCATGTCAAGTCTAACTGA